The stretch of DNA TGATGAAGTCGAGGGAGATCTGCGCGTCGGACTCGTCGGCCTGGGTGCCGTACGGCAGCCGGACGGCGACGAACTCGGCGTCGTGGCCCTCCTCGCGCAACTCGCTTGCCGCGAGCTGGGCGAGGCGCCCGGTGAGGGTGCTGTCCTGACCGCCGCTGATGCCCAGGACGAATCCCTTGGCCGGGGTCGACAACAGGTAGTCCTTCAGGAACTGAACACGTGTGCGGATCTCGCCGGCCGCATCGATGGTGGGCTGGGCACCGAGTTCCTCGAGGATCTGCGCACGTAGATTCGCCATGACAGAACTCTAGCGAGTGCCCCTGACGAGTGCAGGGTACGGTTCGGCGCATGAGTAGATCGGACGTTCTGGTGGTCAGCGCGACCAAGGCGGAGGCGGTGCACGTCCCGTCGGAGTTCGAGGTCCTGATCACGGGGATCGGCAAGGTGAGCGCTGCCGTTGCCGTGGCGTCCGCACTCGCCGACTACCCGCGAACGGACAAGCCGCTCGTCGTCAACATCGGCACCGCCGGCGCGTTGCACGAGCGTCACAGCGGCCTGTTCACGCCGTCGACCGTCCTCAACCACGACATCAGCGGCGACGCCATCCGGGCGCTCGGGCACGAGGTGGCCGATCTCCTCGCCCTGCCCGACGGCGATGGGTCCGTGCTCGCCACGGGGGATCTGTTCGTGTCCGACGTCGGCGTGCGAGACGAACTCGCCCGC from Rhodococcus opacus B4 encodes:
- a CDS encoding nucleosidase is translated as MSRSDVLVVSATKAEAVHVPSEFEVLITGIGKVSAAVAVASALADYPRTDKPLVVNIGTAGALHERHSGLFTPSTVLNHDISGDAIRALGHEVADLLALPDGDGSVLATGDLFVSDVGVRDELARRADLVDMEGFAVAYASARGGARCRLVKHVSDTADDSALDWPARIDASARELGRWLAAL